The following DNA comes from Ornithinimicrobium avium.
TTCTGGTCCGACCAGCGCTCGAAGTTGTAGCAGACCGCCTCGGCGTCGAGGTCGGTGCCGTCGTGGAACTTCACGCCGTCCTGGATGTTGAAGGTCCAGGTCAGACCGTCCTCGCTGCTCTCCCAGTCGGTCGCGAGCTCCGGGACGCCGGTGGTCCCGCCGGGCTCGATGCCGATGAGGTTCTGGAAGATCTGCCGGCTCACCCGGAAGGTCTCGCCGTCGCTGGCGTAGAACGGGTCGAAGGTCGTCGGGGCACCTGCGGCCGCGAACACGAACGTCGCGTCGCTGGCCTGGCCACCGGCAGCGCCCTCGCTCTGGGTGGCGCCGTCGCCGCCGTCTCCTCCGTCCTCACCGGTGTCCCGCTGCGACTGCGCGCAGCTGGTGAGGACCAGGGCGAGCGCGGCGACCGTCGCCAGCGCTCCCACCTTGCGGTTCTTCATCGTGCCTCCTGGGGTCATCCGGACACGTGGTCGTCCGGCACGTGCTGAGCGTGCCGCACGGCACGATCCTTGGGAAGAGGGCCGGCCAAGTCGTGACGAGACTGTGACCTGCCCCGACGTGCGCGGACACCTCCGACGAGGATGGAGGGTATGACGTCCAGCACCGACCGCGTCCGGGTCGCCGCCGTGGCGCTCGTCGACGACCTGTCCCGGCCGACGCGGGTGCTCGCCGCCCGGCGCAGCGCCCCGCCGGCCCTCGCGGGCGGCTGGGAGTTCCCCGGCGGCAAGGTGGAGCCGGGCGAGAGCCCGGCGCAGGCCGCCGTGCGCGAGACGCTCGAGGAGCTCGGCGTGCGGGTGCGGCTGGGGGAGCGGGTCGGCGGCGCCTGGCCGCTGGGCGGGACCGCCGAGATGCTGCTGTGGTGGGCCGAGCCGTTGCCGGGGGAGCCTGCTCCGTCGCCGGTCCAGGACCACGACGAGCTGCGCTGGCTGGGCGCGGCCACGCTCGACGACGTGCCCTGGTTGGTCCACGACCTGCCGGTCGTGGACCACCTGCGGCCGCTGCTGGCGGACGGCCCGCAGGGCCGGTCCTGACGACGTTGCAGGAGCACCCCCTCGACCCTGAGAGAATGGAGGTTATGCCTCATACCGAGAACGGCTCCGCCGAGCACGTCCCCACGGGACGCGCGCTGCGGGCCGACATCCGTAACGTCGCGATCGTCGCCCACGTCGACCACGGCAAGACCACCCTCGTCGACGCCATGCTCACCCAGGGCGGTGCCTTCGCCGGCCACCAGAAGGAGGGGACCGAGGTCGAGCGGGTCATGGACTCCGGCGACCTGGAGCGGGAGAAGGGCATCACCATCCTGGCCAAGAACACGGCCATCCACTACGCCGGGTCCCACGCGCCCGTGGGCGGGATGACGATCAACATCATCGACACCCCCGGCCACGCCGACTTCGGCGGCGAGGTCGAGCGCGGGTTGTCGATGGTGGACGGCGTCGTGCTGCTCGTCGACGCCTCCGAGGGGCCCCTGCCGCAGACCCGCTTCGTGCTGCGCAAGGCTCTCGCCGCCCAGCTGCCCGTCGTGCTGTGCATCAACAAGGTGGACCGGCCCGACAGTCGGATCAGCGAGGTCGTGGACGAGGTCTACGCGCTCTTCATGGACCTGCTCGACGACCACGACCCGGAGCTGGTCGACCGGGCCCTGGGGTTCCCCGTCGTCTACGCCTCCGCCAAGGCGGGCCGCGCCACGCTCACCGCCCCGGGCGACGGCGAGCTGCCCGACAGCCCCGACCTGGAGCCGCTCTTCCGGACCATCCTGGACACGGTGCCCGCCCCGGCCTACACCGAGGGCGCGCCGTTGCAGGCGCACGTGACCAACCTCGACTCCAGCCCGTTCCTGGGCCGGCTCGCCCTGTGCCGCGTCCACGAGGGCACCATCCGCAAGGGGCAGCAGGTGGCCTGGTGCCGCCACGACGGGTCCGTGGAGCGGGTGAAGATCACCGAGCTGCTGCTCACCGAGGGCCTGGAGCGCAAGCCGGCCGAGCACGCCGGCCCCGGCGACATCATCGCGATCGCCGGCATCCCCGAGATCACCATCGGCGAGACGCTCGCCGACCTGGAGAACCCGGTCCCGCTGCCGCTGATCACCGTGGACGAGCCGGCGATCTCGATGACGATCGGCACCAACACCAGCCCGCTCGCCGGTCGCACCAAGGGCGCCAAGCTCACCGCGCGCCTGGTCAAGGACCGGCTCGACAAGGAGCTCGTGGGCAACGTGTCGCTGCGGGTCCTGCCGACGGAGCGTCCGGACGCCTGGGAGGTCCAGGGCCGCGGGGAGCTCGCCCTGGCCATCCTCGTGGAGCAGATGCGCCGGGAGGGCTTCGAGCTCACCGTCGGCAAGCCGCAGGTGGTCATCAAGGTCGTGGACGGGTCGGTGCACGAGCCGGTCGAGCGGCTCACCATCGACACCCCCGAGGAGCACCTCGGCACGATCACCCAGCTCATGGCGGCCCGCAAGGGGCGCATGGAGCAGATGACCAACCACGGCAGCGGCTGGGTCCGGATGGAGTACGTCGTGCCCTCCCGCGGACTCATCGGCTTCCGCACCGAGTTCCTCACCGAGACGCGCGGCACCGGCATCGCCAACCACGTCTTCGACGGCTACGCGCCGTGGTTCGGGGAGATCCGCACCCGGCAGTCCGGCTCGCTCGTCGCCGACCGCACCGGCGTGGCGACCACCTACGCGATGTTCAACCTCCAGGAGCGCGGCTCGCTGTTCGTCGAGCCCACGACGGAGGTCTACCAGGGCATGGTCGTGGGCGAGAACTCCCGGGCCGACGACATGGACGTCAACATCACCAAGGAGCGCAAGCTCACCAACGTGCGCTCGGCGACCTCCGAGGTCCTGGAACGGCTCATCCCGCCGCGCCGCCTCTCCCTGGAGCAGTCCCTGGAGTTCTGCCGCGAGGACGAGTGCGTCGAGGTGACCCCCGAGGCCGTGCGGGTGCGCAAGGTGGTGCTGGACGCCGCGCTGCGCGCCCGCAGCGCGGCCCGGGCCAGGAACCACCCGTGACCGGGCCGGCCCGCCCCGACCTGCGCGACGGCCTACCCGAGGACCTCGGGCGCCCGCTGCGGGTGGTGGCGGTGCACGCGCACCCCGACGACGAGACGCTCGCGACCGGGCTGGCGCTGGCGCACCACGCCGCGGCCGGCGACGAGGTGCACGTCGTCACCGCCACGCTCGGCGAGGAGGGCGAGGTCATCACGCCCGCGCTGGCGCACCTGGAGGGCAGCGAGGAGCTCGGCCCGCACCGGCGCGGCGAGATCGGGCGCGCCACGGCCGCGCTCGGCGTCACGCACCACTGGCTGGGCGGCGACCCGCCCCGCTGGCGCGACTCCGGTATGGAGGGCTCCGCCGCCGCCGCGCACCCGCGCGCCTTCGCGGCGGCCCCGGTCGGGCAGGCCGCGGAGGTGCTGGCCGCGCTGCTGCGCGACATCGGGCCCGACGTCGTCCTCACCTACGACCCCGAGGGCGGCTACCGCCACCCGGACCACGTCCAGACCCACCGGGTCACCGTGGCCGCGCTCGCCGCGCTGCCGCAGCAGGACCGTCCACGGCTCTACGTCGCGCTCACCCCACGGTCGTGGGCGGAGGAGGACCGGGCGTGGCTGGCCGCCCACGTGCCGGCCGGCGTGACCAGCCCCGCGGGTGGCGTGGCCGTCGTGCCCGGGCCGCGGACGCCATACCCTCCGTCGGTCGTCGAGGACGATTGCGTGACCCATGCGGTCGTGGACGCGGACGCGCTGGTGCGCCAGGTCGCCGCGCTGCGCGAGCACCCCACCCAGGTCACGCTCCACGAGGGGTGGTACACCCTGAGCAACGACATCGCCGCCCGGCTGCCCGGCCGGGAGGGCTACGCGCACTGGGAGGTCGAGACGCCCTGACACCGGACCCCGAACCCGTGGACACCGACCTCTACCGCCGCGCGATGGGGCGGTTCGCCACCGGCGTGACCGTGGTGACCTCCCGGCACCGGGGGCACGACGTCGCGCTCACCGTGGCCTCGATGACCAGCGTGTCCCTCGACCCGCTGCTGCTCATGGTGAGCCTGCACGACGAGGCGAGGGTGCTCGAGGGGATCGAGGCCGGGGAGCCCTGGGGCGTCTCGGTGCTTCCGGCCAGCCACCGGGGTCTGGCCACCTGGCTGGGCGAGCCCGGGCGTCCGCTGCACAACCAGCTGGCGCGGGTGAGCCACCGTCGCGGCGAGGTCGTCGACGTGGCGCTCATCGACGACGCGCTGGCAGCCTTCGAGTGCCGGACCTTCGCGGTCCACCCGGGCGGGGACCATGCGGTCGTGCTCGGCGAGGTCGTCGCCGTGCACGCGTCGCCGACGGATGCACCGGCGCTCGTCCACTACCGTGGGGCGCTGGGCGAGCTGCGCTGAGGCGTCGCTGCTCGCACCCCGACCGACCGGAAGGACCACCGATGAGCGACCGGGACACGCTCGACCCCGGCCTGCGCGAGGAGCGCAGCACCCCCGGCAGGGAGTGGCGCGCCGTCGTGCTCCGGGTCCTCGCGGCGGTCCTCGTGCTCGGTGGCGCCTACGTGGCGGCCGCGCTCTACTTCCAGGACCGCCCGCCGGCCGGGATGAGCGTGGACGGCATCGAGATCGGCTCGATGACCCGCGAGCAGGCGCACGCCCACCTGGAGCGGGAGCTGGCCGACCGGCTGGAGGAGCCGGTGACGGTCACCCTCGTGCCGGACGGGGGCGGGTCGGCCGGGTCGGCGGGGGAACCCGCGCAGATCAGCCTGGTGCCCGCCGGGTCGGGGCTGTCCTTCGACATCGAGCAGACCCTGGACGGGGCGACCGGCCGCAGCTTCGACCCGCGCGTGCTGTGGGCGCACGTCTCGGGCCAGGGCCAGGAGCTGGACCTGGTCGGTGCCGTGGACGAGCAGGCCCTCGACGCCGCGCTGCAGTCGGCGGCCAAGGACTACGACGAGGACGCCGTCGAGGGGAAGGTGTCGCTCGGCGAGGACGGCGAGGACGGCGTGTCCGTCGAGGACCCGCGGCCCGGGCGCCGGCTGGACGTGCCGGCCACCGCGGCCGCGGTCGAGGCGGCGTGGCCGGCGAGCACCCAGGTCGAGGGGACGGCCGCCCTGGTGCGGGCGAAGCTGTCGGCGAAGGACCTCGAGCGGTTCCGCACCGAGGAGGTGGAGCCGGCCCTGGCCGCGCCGGTGAAGGTGACCGCCGTCCGCGGGAAGGGCGACGGGGCGAAGCGCGCGACGGCCGAGATCGCCCCCCGCGAGCTGGCGGAGCTGCTGACGGTGCGGCGCGGACAGGACGACGCCCTCTCCCTCGAGCTGGACCAGGAGGCCCTCCTGGCCCGCGTCCGTCAGGATCTCGGACAGCTCGAGCGCGGTCCGAGGGACGCCACCGTGCGGCTGGCGGGGTCCGACGTCGAGGTCGTGCCGGCCCGGGCCGGGACGGCGCTGGTCGAGGACGGGCTGACCGAGAAGATCAGCGCGGCGCTGTCGGCGACCGGCAAGGAGCGGACCGTCCGGGCCGAGCTGCGCGCGGTGGAGCCGGCCATCCCGACCTCGGTCTCGCAGGGCTGGTCCTTCACCCAGATGGCGAGCTTCACCTCTCAGTTCCCCACCGGGGCGGCCAACGCCGAGCGCACCGCCAACCTGCACGCCGGGGTGGAGCATCTCGACGGCACGGTCGTCATGCCGGGCCAGCAGTTCAGCCTGGGCGCGGCGCTCGGTGACATCAGCGAGGCGGGCGGCTACCACGAGGCGCCGATCATCGTCGAGGGCCGTCTCGTCATGGGCATCGGCGGCGGGCTGTCGCAGATCTCCACCGTGGTGTTCAACACCTCCTGGCTGGCCGGCGTGCAGCTGGACGCGCACACGCCGCACTCCTACTACATCCCTCGTTACCCGGCCGGGCGGGAGGCGACGCTGGCCCTCCCGGGGCTGGACAACCTGTGGACCAACGACACCGACAACCCCGTCGTGCTCCGGGCCTGGATCAGCGGGGACGTCATCCACATGGTCTTCCTCGGCGACCGTCAGTACACGGTGACGACCCTCGACAGCGAGCGCTACGACCGCACCCAGGGTGAGCGGGTCGAGGACGACAGCGCGGAGTGCGTGCCGCAGCATGCCTCGGACGGCTTCACGATCGTCAGCACGCGCATCCTGTCCCAGGGCGGGACGGAGGTGAGCCGCGACTCGTTCACGACCGTCTACCAGCCGGCCGACGAGATCGTGTGCACCAACCCGCAGGCCGGTTACTGACCGGTTCGGCGAGCCGGTGCCGACCGACCCCGTGGGAGGGGACCCCTCGCGGACGGCATACTCTTGGCCCATGACGTATGTGATCGCGCAGCCGTGCGTTGACCTCAAGGACAAGTCCTGCATCGAGGAGTGCCCGGTCGACTGCATCTACGAGGGCGAACGCTCGCTCTACATCCATCCGGACGAGTGCGTGGACTGCGGTGCCTGCGAGCCCGTGTGCCCGGTGGAGGCGATCTACTACGAGGACGACGTCCCGCAGGAGTGGGCGGACTACTACAAGGCCAACGTGGAGTTCTTCGACGACCTCGGCAGCCCCGGCGGCGCCGCGAAGACGGGCGTGATCCCCAAGGACCACCCGCTCGTCGCCGCGCTGCCCCCGCAGTCGCACGACGAGTGACGACCCCGCGGTCCCGCCCCTCGAACCCGGCCCACAGGAGGACCAGATGACCGATACCACCACCACGACCGCCGCCACCCTCTCGCACGGCGGGCACGAGCTGTCCCTGGACGTCGTTCCCGCGGTCGAGGGCAACAACGGGCTGGACATCAGCGAGCTGCTCAAGACCACCGGCGACACCACGCTGGACGTGGGCTTCGTCAACACCGCCTCCTGCCGGTCGGCCATCACCTACATCGACGGCGGCGCGGGGATCCTGCGCTACCGCGGCTACCCGATCGAGCAGCTGGCCGAGAAGTCCTCCTTCCTGGAGACCACCTACCTGCTGATCTACGGCGAGCTGCCCACCCCCGGGCAGCTGGCGGACTTCGACCAGCGCGTGCGCCGGCACACCCTGCTGGCCGAGGACATGAAGATGTTCTTCGACGGCTTCCCCCGGGACGCCCACCCGATGTCGGTCCTCTCCTCCGCCGTGTCGGCGCTGGGCACCTTCTACCAGGACAGCCACGATCCCTACGACCCGCGGGCCGTGGAGAT
Coding sequences within:
- a CDS encoding (deoxy)nucleoside triphosphate pyrophosphohydrolase, producing MTSSTDRVRVAAVALVDDLSRPTRVLAARRSAPPALAGGWEFPGGKVEPGESPAQAAVRETLEELGVRVRLGERVGGAWPLGGTAEMLLWWAEPLPGEPAPSPVQDHDELRWLGAATLDDVPWLVHDLPVVDHLRPLLADGPQGRS
- the typA gene encoding translational GTPase TypA: MPHTENGSAEHVPTGRALRADIRNVAIVAHVDHGKTTLVDAMLTQGGAFAGHQKEGTEVERVMDSGDLEREKGITILAKNTAIHYAGSHAPVGGMTINIIDTPGHADFGGEVERGLSMVDGVVLLVDASEGPLPQTRFVLRKALAAQLPVVLCINKVDRPDSRISEVVDEVYALFMDLLDDHDPELVDRALGFPVVYASAKAGRATLTAPGDGELPDSPDLEPLFRTILDTVPAPAYTEGAPLQAHVTNLDSSPFLGRLALCRVHEGTIRKGQQVAWCRHDGSVERVKITELLLTEGLERKPAEHAGPGDIIAIAGIPEITIGETLADLENPVPLPLITVDEPAISMTIGTNTSPLAGRTKGAKLTARLVKDRLDKELVGNVSLRVLPTERPDAWEVQGRGELALAILVEQMRREGFELTVGKPQVVIKVVDGSVHEPVERLTIDTPEEHLGTITQLMAARKGRMEQMTNHGSGWVRMEYVVPSRGLIGFRTEFLTETRGTGIANHVFDGYAPWFGEIRTRQSGSLVADRTGVATTYAMFNLQERGSLFVEPTTEVYQGMVVGENSRADDMDVNITKERKLTNVRSATSEVLERLIPPRRLSLEQSLEFCREDECVEVTPEAVRVRKVVLDAALRARSAARARNHP
- a CDS encoding PIG-L family deacetylase → MTGPARPDLRDGLPEDLGRPLRVVAVHAHPDDETLATGLALAHHAAAGDEVHVVTATLGEEGEVITPALAHLEGSEELGPHRRGEIGRATAALGVTHHWLGGDPPRWRDSGMEGSAAAAHPRAFAAAPVGQAAEVLAALLRDIGPDVVLTYDPEGGYRHPDHVQTHRVTVAALAALPQQDRPRLYVALTPRSWAEEDRAWLAAHVPAGVTSPAGGVAVVPGPRTPYPPSVVEDDCVTHAVVDADALVRQVAALREHPTQVTLHEGWYTLSNDIAARLPGREGYAHWEVETP
- a CDS encoding flavin reductase family protein, which codes for MDTDLYRRAMGRFATGVTVVTSRHRGHDVALTVASMTSVSLDPLLLMVSLHDEARVLEGIEAGEPWGVSVLPASHRGLATWLGEPGRPLHNQLARVSHRRGEVVDVALIDDALAAFECRTFAVHPGGDHAVVLGEVVAVHASPTDAPALVHYRGALGELR
- a CDS encoding VanW family protein; this translates as MSDRDTLDPGLREERSTPGREWRAVVLRVLAAVLVLGGAYVAAALYFQDRPPAGMSVDGIEIGSMTREQAHAHLERELADRLEEPVTVTLVPDGGGSAGSAGEPAQISLVPAGSGLSFDIEQTLDGATGRSFDPRVLWAHVSGQGQELDLVGAVDEQALDAALQSAAKDYDEDAVEGKVSLGEDGEDGVSVEDPRPGRRLDVPATAAAVEAAWPASTQVEGTAALVRAKLSAKDLERFRTEEVEPALAAPVKVTAVRGKGDGAKRATAEIAPRELAELLTVRRGQDDALSLELDQEALLARVRQDLGQLERGPRDATVRLAGSDVEVVPARAGTALVEDGLTEKISAALSATGKERTVRAELRAVEPAIPTSVSQGWSFTQMASFTSQFPTGAANAERTANLHAGVEHLDGTVVMPGQQFSLGAALGDISEAGGYHEAPIIVEGRLVMGIGGGLSQISTVVFNTSWLAGVQLDAHTPHSYYIPRYPAGREATLALPGLDNLWTNDTDNPVVLRAWISGDVIHMVFLGDRQYTVTTLDSERYDRTQGERVEDDSAECVPQHASDGFTIVSTRILSQGGTEVSRDSFTTVYQPADEIVCTNPQAGY
- the fdxA gene encoding ferredoxin yields the protein MTYVIAQPCVDLKDKSCIEECPVDCIYEGERSLYIHPDECVDCGACEPVCPVEAIYYEDDVPQEWADYYKANVEFFDDLGSPGGAAKTGVIPKDHPLVAALPPQSHDE